A region of Plantactinospora sp. BC1 DNA encodes the following proteins:
- a CDS encoding SCP2 sterol-binding domain-containing protein, with the protein MTSPTEEYFAEFSRRGHERLLEKASGTVRFEVVQGLCTEHWYVRVDRGDVTVTRENIEADGVVRVGRELFDRAACGEANLMAALLRGEISAEGKVPLLLMFERLLPGPQAPSGHRMATSGEPPRR; encoded by the coding sequence ATGACCAGTCCCACCGAGGAGTACTTCGCCGAGTTCAGCCGGCGCGGGCACGAACGGCTGCTCGAGAAGGCCTCCGGCACCGTGCGCTTCGAGGTCGTGCAGGGGCTCTGCACGGAGCACTGGTACGTGCGGGTCGACCGGGGCGACGTGACGGTGACCCGGGAGAACATCGAGGCGGATGGTGTCGTACGGGTCGGCCGGGAGCTGTTCGACCGCGCCGCCTGCGGGGAGGCGAACCTGATGGCGGCGCTGCTGCGGGGCGAGATCTCGGCCGAGGGCAAGGTCCCGCTGCTGCTCATGTTCGAACGGCTGTTGCCGGGACCGCAGGCGCCCAGCGGGCACCGGATGGCCACCAGCGGGGAGCCGCCGAGACGATGA
- a CDS encoding cyclase, translated as MVGRVSGWLAVTVAAGVGAGLLARRRRESLPARQDGGYRTVRAVTVDRSAESIVEYCGQSPHLSAMLDRQVQVRPGDGERRRVLSGGSGTAGWTVEVHADSATGPFHWQVEEGPTPHQGRIELVSAPGARGTEVRVELRYPESRVGHRAAVLRGRDLDQLLRTVLRRAKSLIEAGEVVSTMAEPSGRAGITERTTRVVREKLSTGGRP; from the coding sequence ATGGTTGGCAGGGTCAGTGGATGGCTGGCGGTGACGGTGGCGGCCGGCGTGGGAGCGGGCCTGCTCGCCCGGCGCCGCCGGGAATCGCTGCCGGCGCGGCAGGACGGCGGATACCGGACCGTACGCGCGGTCACCGTCGACCGCTCGGCGGAGTCCATCGTGGAGTACTGCGGGCAGTCGCCGCACCTCTCGGCCATGCTGGACCGGCAGGTCCAGGTGCGACCGGGTGACGGCGAGCGGCGCCGGGTCCTGAGCGGCGGGTCCGGGACGGCCGGCTGGACCGTCGAGGTCCACGCCGACTCCGCGACCGGCCCGTTCCACTGGCAGGTCGAGGAGGGGCCGACGCCGCACCAGGGCCGGATCGAGCTGGTTTCCGCACCGGGTGCCCGGGGCACCGAGGTACGGGTCGAGCTGCGCTACCCGGAGAGCCGGGTCGGACATCGGGCGGCGGTGCTGCGGGGACGCGACCTCGACCAGCTGCTCCGTACGGTGCTGCGGCGGGCCAAGTCCCTGATCGAGGCGGGGGAGGTGGTCTCCACCATGGCCGAACCCTCCGGACGGGCCGGCATCACGGAGCGGACCACCCGGGTCGTCCGGGAGAAGCTGTCGACGGGAGGACGGCCGTGA
- a CDS encoding putative manganese transporter, protein MIELLARPLADAFMQVGVYVAVMVALFGWLRWRYGDRVTDHLTHRPRLGPLVGALLGVSPGCGGAIILMPLYARGKVSFGTVVAALAATMGDSSWVVIAANPEFAFKIHALLFVVGLVTGYVVDMLGIDPARAVRSPRRWLRRQHTDAPADGASRPAEAPEPQRQLVARAGTGGRPGALDTFPAPATLAVAAAVAPLRPIRMSLVFWGLTMPAFLVSVPVVFHAVDPQRLTAALGGVDPYLALGCCGTLIAVLIFAAGRGRFADDTVDTATPSSRREALRHSAHEASFITVWVAVAYVGWQVLSSTTGFDGSELAFAGVAGVLVGALIGLVPGCAVQIVFTGIFVSGGLPVTTLVANAISQDGDALIPLAALRRRAAATATVITTIPALLVGLALLVLLR, encoded by the coding sequence ATGATCGAACTCCTGGCCCGCCCGTTGGCGGACGCGTTCATGCAGGTGGGGGTCTACGTCGCGGTGATGGTCGCGCTCTTCGGCTGGCTGCGCTGGCGGTACGGCGACCGGGTCACCGACCACCTGACCCACCGCCCCCGGCTCGGTCCCCTGGTCGGCGCGCTGCTGGGGGTCAGCCCCGGCTGCGGCGGCGCCATCATCCTCATGCCGCTGTACGCGCGCGGCAAGGTCTCCTTCGGTACGGTCGTGGCCGCCCTCGCGGCGACCATGGGTGACTCGTCCTGGGTGGTCATCGCCGCGAACCCCGAGTTCGCGTTCAAGATCCACGCTCTGCTCTTCGTCGTGGGCCTGGTCACCGGGTACGTCGTCGACATGCTCGGCATCGACCCGGCCCGGGCCGTCCGGTCGCCGAGGCGCTGGTTGCGGCGGCAGCACACCGACGCCCCGGCCGACGGGGCCAGCCGACCAGCCGAAGCGCCGGAGCCGCAGCGGCAGCTGGTGGCCCGGGCCGGCACCGGCGGCCGACCGGGGGCCCTCGACACCTTCCCGGCCCCGGCGACCCTGGCCGTGGCGGCGGCGGTGGCGCCGCTACGCCCGATCCGGATGTCCCTGGTGTTCTGGGGACTCACCATGCCGGCCTTCCTGGTGTCGGTACCGGTGGTGTTCCACGCCGTCGACCCGCAACGCCTCACCGCCGCGCTCGGCGGCGTCGACCCCTACCTCGCGCTCGGCTGCTGCGGAACGTTGATCGCGGTGCTCATCTTCGCCGCCGGGCGGGGCCGGTTCGCCGACGACACGGTCGACACCGCCACCCCGTCGAGCCGGCGGGAGGCGCTGCGGCACAGCGCACACGAGGCGTCGTTCATCACCGTCTGGGTGGCGGTGGCCTACGTCGGCTGGCAGGTGCTCAGCAGCACGACGGGTTTCGACGGCTCCGAACTCGCCTTCGCCGGAGTCGCCGGGGTGCTCGTCGGGGCGCTGATCGGCCTCGTACCGGGCTGTGCCGTCCAGATCGTCTTCACCGGCATCTTCGTCAGCGGCGGCCTGCCGGTGACGACGCTGGTGGCCAACGCGATCAGCCAGGACGGGGACGCCCTGATCCCGCTCGCGGCACTGCGCCGCCGGGCCGCCGCGACCGCAACGGTGATCACCACCATCCCGGCCCTCCTGGTCGGGCTGGCGCTGCTCGTACTGCTCCGCTGA
- a CDS encoding glycosyltransferase family 2 protein, whose protein sequence is MSDLTVVVATRNRREQLLASLARHTAPVIVVDNASTDGTPEAVASRFPEIQVVRLDHNAGAAARNVGVELARTPLVAFADDDSYWAPGALEQAARLFQAHPRAGLLTGQVRVGPERRLDPVSAAMAEQPLGTPPDLPGPAVLGFLACATVLRRRAFRQVGGFNPRLHVYGEEALLALDLAAAGWGLAYAPGLVAYHHPGVAGRDQRARHRMEARNRVLTAVLRRPVPVVLRTLAEAGRTPHGRRGLVDAGRELGWALRHRRRVPADVEAARSLLDRLDRLDRLDGGAAGGERPVVARSSAEVGRDPAAPLLSAGAAGRADVPRPRRPSREQLVGERRHEGYRGIAR, encoded by the coding sequence ATGTCTGATCTGACCGTGGTGGTGGCGACCCGGAACCGGCGGGAACAGCTCTTGGCATCGTTGGCCCGGCACACGGCGCCGGTGATCGTGGTGGACAACGCCTCCACCGACGGCACCCCGGAGGCGGTGGCGAGCCGCTTCCCCGAGATCCAGGTCGTCCGGCTCGACCACAACGCCGGTGCCGCCGCCCGCAACGTCGGCGTCGAGCTGGCCCGTACCCCGCTGGTCGCCTTCGCCGACGACGACTCCTACTGGGCGCCCGGCGCGCTGGAGCAGGCGGCACGGCTCTTCCAGGCCCACCCCCGCGCCGGTCTCTTGACCGGCCAGGTGCGGGTCGGTCCGGAACGACGCCTCGACCCGGTGTCGGCGGCAATGGCCGAGCAGCCCCTCGGCACGCCGCCGGACCTGCCCGGCCCGGCGGTACTCGGCTTCCTGGCCTGCGCGACCGTTCTCCGCCGTCGGGCCTTCCGCCAGGTCGGCGGCTTCAACCCCAGACTGCACGTGTACGGCGAGGAGGCGCTGCTGGCGCTGGACCTGGCGGCGGCCGGCTGGGGACTCGCGTACGCGCCCGGGCTCGTCGCGTACCACCATCCCGGCGTGGCCGGCCGGGACCAGCGGGCCCGGCACCGCATGGAGGCACGCAACCGGGTCCTCACCGCCGTACTCCGGCGCCCGGTGCCGGTGGTCCTGCGCACCCTCGCCGAGGCGGGGCGTACGCCGCACGGCCGGCGCGGTCTGGTCGACGCCGGCCGCGAGCTGGGCTGGGCGCTGCGCCACCGCCGTCGGGTGCCCGCCGACGTCGAGGCGGCCCGGAGCCTGCTCGACCGACTCGACCGACTCGACCGGCTCGACGGGGGAGCGGCTGGCGGTGAACGTCCGGTGGTCGCCCGGTCGTCGGCGGAGGTCGGTCGTGACCCGGCGGCGCCGCTGCTGTCGGCGGGGGCTGCCGGCCGAGCGGATGTACCCCGGCCTCGCCGACCGAGCCGGGAACAGCTCGTCGGGGAACGCCGCCACGAGGGCTACCGGGGAATAGCGCGATGA
- a CDS encoding manganese catalase family protein, with protein MFSHVKDLQFHAKPDAPDAAFARRLQEVLGGKWGEMTVANQYLFQGWSCRLPGKYKDLLLDVGTEEMGHVEMICTMIAHLLDSAPLSLQEAAAEDNPMLTAIYAGSNPAHFIHSGGGPLPVDSAGVPWNGAFITASGNLLADFHLNVTAEAQGRLQVARLFHMTDDPGVKQMLRFLLARDTMHQNMWLAAIEQLKEDGLEEMPVPEAFPDAEQENEFAYQYINFSAGEEAAEGRWAAGPSPDGKGQFSYQATPTSYADAPVLPPGDPRLHSTPPSGT; from the coding sequence GTGTTCAGCCACGTCAAGGACCTGCAGTTCCACGCCAAGCCCGATGCTCCCGACGCCGCGTTCGCCCGGCGCCTCCAGGAGGTGCTCGGCGGCAAGTGGGGAGAGATGACGGTCGCCAACCAGTACCTCTTCCAGGGCTGGAGCTGCCGACTGCCCGGCAAGTACAAGGATCTGCTGCTCGACGTCGGCACCGAGGAGATGGGCCACGTCGAGATGATCTGCACGATGATCGCCCACCTGCTGGACAGCGCGCCACTGTCGTTGCAGGAGGCGGCCGCCGAGGACAACCCGATGCTGACCGCGATCTACGCCGGGTCGAACCCGGCGCACTTCATCCACTCCGGCGGTGGTCCGCTGCCGGTCGACAGTGCCGGGGTGCCGTGGAACGGCGCCTTCATCACCGCCAGCGGCAACCTGCTCGCCGACTTCCACCTCAACGTGACCGCCGAGGCGCAGGGCCGGCTCCAGGTCGCCCGGTTGTTCCACATGACCGACGACCCCGGCGTCAAGCAGATGCTGCGGTTCCTGCTGGCCCGGGACACCATGCACCAGAACATGTGGCTCGCGGCGATCGAGCAGCTCAAGGAGGACGGCCTCGAAGAGATGCCGGTCCCGGAGGCGTTCCCCGACGCCGAGCAGGAGAACGAGTTCGCCTACCAGTACATCAACTTCTCGGCGGGCGAGGAGGCGGCCGAGGGGCGGTGGGCCGCCGGCCCGAGCCCCGACGGCAAGGGACAGTTCAGCTACCAGGCGACCCCGACCTCGTACGCGGACGCGCCCGTACTGCCGCCGGGCGACCCGCGCCTGCACAGCACGCCGCCGTCCGGCACCTGA
- a CDS encoding sensor histidine kinase KdpD, with protein MPGRPETAHRAGIRAPHVRELPTAGSVAAAPEETGAPAAGSETLLLRMFCHELRSPIESLRSLTRALAEEPVPLDPTQRHGLAALAQEQAAHLAVLCRQAMSVTQSLAEPIDRPVPLSQVLPTAVAPQAPPHRLTVRLSRGAGARLVPAHRTRQILANLVDNALRHGPPEGHVRVSASVRAGALVLVVADEGRSCPALLAALARTAPPPGVSGLGLWIVRQLVAAEGGTITAYRTTGGTAVRVSLPAPRCLPGGGAGPS; from the coding sequence ATGCCCGGCCGGCCCGAGACCGCTCATCGCGCCGGTATCCGGGCTCCGCACGTCCGGGAACTCCCGACCGCCGGCTCCGTTGCCGCAGCGCCGGAGGAGACCGGGGCACCCGCTGCCGGAAGCGAGACGCTGCTGTTGCGGATGTTCTGCCACGAACTGCGGTCACCGATCGAGTCGCTACGCTCACTGACCCGGGCCCTGGCCGAGGAGCCGGTGCCGCTCGACCCGACGCAACGACATGGCCTGGCCGCCTTGGCGCAGGAACAGGCGGCACACCTGGCGGTGCTGTGCCGGCAGGCGATGTCGGTGACGCAGAGCCTGGCGGAGCCAATCGACCGGCCGGTCCCGCTGAGCCAGGTGTTGCCGACCGCCGTCGCGCCCCAGGCGCCGCCGCACCGGTTGACGGTACGGCTCTCCCGTGGTGCCGGTGCTCGGCTGGTACCCGCGCACCGGACCCGGCAGATCCTCGCCAACCTCGTGGACAACGCCCTGCGGCACGGCCCGCCGGAAGGCCACGTCCGGGTCTCCGCCTCGGTACGGGCCGGCGCACTGGTCCTGGTCGTGGCCGACGAGGGACGGTCGTGTCCAGCCCTGCTGGCTGCGCTGGCCCGGACCGCGCCGCCGCCCGGCGTCTCCGGACTCGGGCTGTGGATCGTCCGACAGCTGGTCGCCGCCGAGGGCGGCACGATCACGGCGTACCGGACCACGGGTGGAACGGCGGTACGGGTGAGCCTGCCCGCCCCGCGCTGCCTCCCCGGAGGTGGGGCCGGCCCGAGCTGA
- a CDS encoding zinc-dependent alcohol dehydrogenase has product MKALCWEGVGKLRVQEVPDPTIQGPGDAIVRVRASSVCGSDLHLINGYLPAMREGDILGHEFTGEVVEVGPEVGKLKVGDRVVVGSVLACGGCWYCRTGQYSLCDNSNPQPNFTETLWGHAPAGIIGYSHAAGGFAGSHAEYVRVPFADVGAFPVPEAVADDAVVFASDAMPTGWMAADFCDLRGGEVVAVWGAGGVGQMAARSAQLLGAERVIVIDRLPERLRVAEQRLGVETIDYSRVDVLAALREMTGGRGPDACIEAVGMEAHDVGPAYRYDRIKQAVRLQSDRPTAVRQAIMACRKGGTVSIVGVFGGFVDKFPLGAAMNKALVLRMGQMHAQRYIPMLLERLANGEIDPGYLATHPLPLTDGVRGYELFEKKQDGCLRSVLHPTPA; this is encoded by the coding sequence GTGAAGGCACTGTGCTGGGAGGGCGTCGGGAAGCTGCGCGTGCAGGAGGTTCCCGACCCGACGATCCAGGGCCCGGGTGACGCGATCGTCCGGGTGCGGGCGAGCAGCGTCTGCGGATCGGACCTGCACCTGATCAACGGCTACCTGCCGGCGATGCGCGAGGGCGACATCCTCGGCCACGAGTTCACCGGCGAGGTGGTCGAGGTCGGGCCGGAGGTCGGCAAGCTCAAGGTCGGTGACCGGGTGGTCGTCGGATCGGTACTCGCCTGCGGCGGCTGCTGGTACTGCCGCACCGGCCAGTACTCGCTCTGCGACAACTCCAATCCGCAGCCGAACTTCACCGAGACACTGTGGGGGCACGCGCCGGCGGGGATCATCGGCTATTCGCACGCCGCCGGTGGCTTCGCCGGCAGCCACGCCGAGTACGTCCGGGTGCCGTTCGCCGACGTCGGCGCGTTCCCGGTGCCGGAGGCGGTCGCCGACGACGCCGTGGTCTTCGCCTCCGACGCGATGCCGACCGGTTGGATGGCCGCCGACTTCTGCGACCTGCGTGGTGGTGAGGTGGTCGCGGTCTGGGGGGCCGGTGGCGTGGGCCAGATGGCGGCCCGCTCCGCCCAACTGCTCGGCGCCGAGCGGGTGATCGTGATCGACCGGCTGCCCGAACGGCTCCGCGTCGCGGAGCAGCGGCTCGGGGTGGAGACCATCGACTACAGCCGGGTCGACGTGCTCGCCGCGCTCCGGGAGATGACCGGTGGCCGGGGGCCGGACGCCTGCATCGAGGCGGTCGGGATGGAGGCCCACGACGTCGGTCCGGCGTACCGGTACGACCGGATCAAGCAGGCCGTGCGGTTGCAGAGCGACCGGCCGACGGCGGTACGGCAGGCGATCATGGCCTGCCGGAAGGGCGGTACGGTGAGCATCGTCGGCGTCTTCGGCGGCTTCGTGGACAAGTTTCCGCTCGGCGCCGCGATGAACAAGGCACTGGTGCTGCGGATGGGGCAGATGCACGCCCAGCGCTACATTCCGATGCTCCTGGAACGGCTCGCCAACGGCGAGATCGATCCCGGCTATCTCGCCACCCATCCGCTGCCGCTGACCGACGGCGTGCGCGGCTACGAACTCTTCGAGAAGAAGCAGGACGGCTGCCTGCGGTCGGTGCTGCACCCGACCCCGGCCTGA
- a CDS encoding GAF and ANTAR domain-containing protein: MSDTSLDPTEAFTQLGQIRLAETDLDGVLDRIAQLARRTLTNADEVSVTLLSGDEPRTAAFTSRLALSLDERQYQAGHGPCLDAARAGATISLPDTATESRWPEWSAQARAEGVGSSLSIGLPVQETVFGALNVHSAKPEAFDDEAIMLAEAFAGYAAVALANAHLYDTTASMAQHMQMAMQSRAVIEQAKGIVMAERRCTPDEAFAILAKVSQDSNRKLRDVAAALVERASAGQRR; this comes from the coding sequence ATGTCTGACACGTCGCTCGACCCCACCGAGGCGTTCACCCAGCTCGGGCAGATCAGGCTCGCCGAGACGGACCTCGACGGGGTCCTGGACCGGATCGCCCAGCTCGCCCGGCGGACGCTCACCAACGCGGACGAGGTGTCGGTGACGCTGCTGAGCGGTGACGAGCCGCGCACCGCCGCGTTCACCAGTCGACTCGCGCTGAGCCTCGACGAGCGGCAGTACCAGGCCGGGCACGGTCCGTGCCTGGACGCCGCCCGGGCCGGCGCGACCATCTCCCTGCCCGACACAGCCACCGAGAGCCGCTGGCCGGAGTGGAGCGCCCAGGCCCGGGCGGAGGGAGTGGGCAGTTCGCTCTCGATCGGGCTGCCGGTCCAGGAGACGGTCTTCGGGGCGCTCAACGTGCACAGCGCCAAGCCGGAGGCGTTCGACGACGAGGCCATCATGCTCGCCGAGGCGTTCGCCGGCTACGCCGCCGTCGCCCTGGCCAACGCACACCTCTACGACACCACCGCCTCGATGGCCCAGCACATGCAGATGGCCATGCAGAGCCGGGCCGTCATCGAGCAGGCCAAGGGCATCGTGATGGCCGAACGACGCTGCACCCCCGACGAGGCGTTCGCGATCCTCGCGAAGGTCTCCCAGGACTCCAACCGCAAACTCCGGGACGTCGCCGCAGCGCTGGTCGAGCGCGCCTCGGCCGGTCAGCGGCGCTGA
- a CDS encoding STAS domain-containing protein, whose protein sequence is MAARWFSVPLSLARSLVKVAPFLLDAGPQPARRRPATTRRRPSLASPVAGAFPTAGLVDAAGFTVSQHVEPAAPHTGADDQLVVRPAGEIDLATAPLLREALLNAVHRHPRVCCDLGDVTFFSAAGITALMIAYGQALGAGCRFTVRRPHGMTRRLLHLAGLGQLLGIPAEPHQLDTLS, encoded by the coding sequence ATGGCCGCGCGCTGGTTCTCCGTACCCCTTTCCCTCGCCAGATCCCTCGTCAAGGTCGCGCCGTTCCTCCTCGACGCCGGGCCGCAGCCCGCCCGGAGACGACCGGCCACGACCCGGCGGCGCCCGTCGCTGGCCTCACCGGTGGCGGGTGCCTTCCCGACGGCCGGCCTCGTCGACGCCGCCGGGTTCACCGTCTCCCAGCACGTCGAGCCGGCAGCGCCGCACACCGGGGCGGACGACCAACTGGTGGTGCGCCCGGCCGGCGAGATCGACCTGGCCACCGCACCACTGCTACGGGAGGCACTGCTGAACGCCGTGCACCGGCACCCACGGGTCTGCTGCGACCTCGGCGACGTCACCTTCTTCAGCGCCGCCGGGATAACCGCCCTGATGATCGCGTACGGGCAGGCCCTCGGCGCCGGATGCCGATTCACCGTACGCCGGCCGCACGGCATGACCCGACGCCTCCTGCACCTCGCCGGGCTCGGGCAACTGCTCGGCATCCCCGCCGAACCCCACCAGCTGGACACACTCTCGTAA
- a CDS encoding glycogen debranching N-terminal domain-containing protein encodes MSDLVSILAGNTFVVSDTRGDIDTSPTDPAGLFSFDTRYLSTWVLTVDGERLSPLSIDDLQYYEKRFFLLVGPGGVYTNAKVSVLRQRAVTDGFSEEIAILNHGDKPVELTVRVEVGSDFADLFEVKDALAKEGDYYTRVDDGRLLLGYTRQTFHRQTVISATAPAQLDRRGLTFTVRLDPKQEWTTELRVVPTMIGPAGRTLPLGSEWDPSWADRDMKRDLKQWIENAPRLECDWDPLRHTYLRSLVDLAALRFTAPTSMGGSLPAAGLPWFMAVFGRDSIITSLQALPFQPELAASTLRELGTRQGSRRDDFRDEDPGRILHEMRFGETVAFEERPHCPYYGSADATPLFVVLLDEYERWTGDVDLVRHFEYEARAALNWIDEYGDLTGNGYLSYRPRNPDTGLANQCWKDSPEAISYRDGRLPGYPRATCELQGYAYDAKLRASRLARSFWNDPALADRLEDDALRLRERFNRDFWIEDRQYYALGLDADGSQIDALSSNIGHLLWSGIVDEDKADAVVRHLLGPALFSGWGIRTLANSERLYNPVGYHVGTVWPFDNSIIAWGLRRYGYQNEAARVAAAILDAATYFQGRLPEAFAGHERERTKYPVQYPTACSPQAWSAGAPLLFLRTMLGLEPSGENLVVNPALPQHMGHIALLDIPGRWGRLDAYGRGSVEVAR; translated from the coding sequence ATGAGCGACCTGGTGAGCATTCTCGCGGGGAACACCTTCGTGGTCAGCGACACCCGTGGCGACATCGACACCTCGCCCACCGACCCGGCGGGGCTCTTCTCCTTCGACACGCGTTACCTCTCCACCTGGGTGCTCACCGTCGACGGGGAACGCCTCAGCCCGCTCTCCATCGACGACCTGCAATATTACGAGAAGCGCTTCTTCCTGCTCGTCGGTCCCGGTGGGGTGTACACCAACGCGAAGGTGTCGGTGCTCCGCCAGCGCGCGGTGACGGACGGGTTCAGCGAGGAAATCGCCATCCTGAACCACGGCGACAAGCCGGTCGAACTCACCGTACGGGTCGAGGTGGGGTCCGACTTCGCCGATCTCTTCGAGGTCAAGGACGCCCTGGCGAAGGAGGGCGACTACTACACGCGGGTCGACGACGGGCGCCTGCTGCTCGGGTACACCCGGCAGACCTTCCACCGGCAGACCGTCATCTCCGCCACCGCACCGGCCCAGTTGGACCGGCGCGGCCTGACCTTCACCGTCCGGCTCGACCCGAAGCAGGAGTGGACCACCGAGCTGCGGGTCGTACCGACGATGATCGGCCCGGCCGGCCGTACCCTGCCGCTGGGGTCCGAGTGGGACCCGAGCTGGGCCGACCGGGACATGAAGCGGGACCTGAAGCAGTGGATCGAGAACGCGCCGCGCCTGGAGTGCGACTGGGATCCGCTGCGGCACACCTATCTGCGCAGCCTCGTCGACCTCGCCGCGTTGCGCTTCACCGCGCCCACCTCGATGGGCGGGAGCCTGCCGGCCGCCGGCCTGCCGTGGTTCATGGCGGTGTTCGGCCGGGACAGCATCATCACCAGCCTCCAGGCACTGCCCTTCCAGCCCGAACTCGCCGCCTCGACACTGCGGGAGCTGGGCACCCGGCAGGGCAGCCGCCGGGACGACTTCCGGGACGAGGACCCCGGCCGGATTCTGCACGAGATGCGGTTCGGCGAGACGGTCGCCTTCGAGGAGCGGCCGCACTGCCCGTACTACGGCAGTGCCGACGCGACACCGCTGTTCGTCGTGCTGCTCGACGAGTACGAGCGGTGGACCGGAGACGTCGACCTGGTGCGGCACTTCGAGTACGAGGCCCGCGCGGCTCTGAACTGGATCGACGAGTACGGCGACCTGACCGGGAACGGCTACCTCTCCTACCGTCCCCGCAACCCGGACACGGGACTGGCGAACCAGTGCTGGAAGGACTCCCCGGAGGCGATCTCCTATCGCGACGGTCGGCTGCCCGGTTATCCCCGGGCGACCTGCGAACTCCAGGGCTACGCCTACGACGCCAAGCTGCGCGCGTCCCGACTCGCCCGCTCGTTCTGGAACGACCCCGCCCTCGCCGACCGGCTCGAAGACGACGCGCTCAGGCTCAGGGAGCGCTTCAACCGCGACTTCTGGATCGAGGACCGGCAGTATTACGCGCTCGGTCTGGACGCCGACGGCAGCCAGATCGACGCCCTCTCGTCGAACATCGGCCACCTGCTCTGGAGCGGCATCGTCGACGAGGACAAGGCCGACGCCGTGGTGCGGCACCTGCTCGGTCCCGCGCTCTTCTCCGGCTGGGGGATCCGGACCCTGGCGAACAGCGAGCGGCTCTACAACCCGGTCGGCTACCACGTCGGCACGGTCTGGCCGTTCGACAACTCGATCATCGCCTGGGGGTTGCGCCGCTACGGGTACCAGAACGAGGCGGCCCGGGTCGCCGCCGCGATCCTGGACGCGGCGACCTACTTCCAGGGACGCCTGCCCGAGGCGTTCGCCGGGCACGAGCGGGAGCGGACCAAATACCCCGTCCAGTACCCCACCGCGTGCAGCCCGCAGGCCTGGTCGGCCGGGGCACCACTGCTCTTCCTGCGTACGATGCTCGGCCTCGAACCATCGGGCGAGAATCTCGTGGTGAACCCGGCCCTGCCCCAGCACATGGGTCACATCGCGCTGCTCGACATCCCGGGACGGTGGGGCCGGCTCGACGCCTACGGTCGCGGCTCGGTCGAGGTCGCCCGGTAG
- a CDS encoding response regulator transcription factor — translation MSGSATLRLVLVDDHPLFVRGLELLLPTSTQGRARIVGSTGDAAAAAATVRRCVPDLALVDLHMPAPGGIRAITAIRRTAPRVRIVAISGLDDTDLMVQALRAGAEGYLPKSSEPEELLPPLMAILDGWAVLPAGLLVALLRPTYNGLPATAILDDEERRLLQLIAKGCRTVEIAEELNFSERTVKRLTASLLRKLRVSNRTEAAAVAGNAGLL, via the coding sequence GTGTCCGGATCCGCAACCCTCCGCCTCGTACTGGTCGATGACCATCCCCTCTTCGTCCGGGGTCTCGAACTGCTGCTTCCGACCAGCACCCAGGGGCGGGCCCGGATCGTCGGCTCCACCGGTGACGCTGCCGCCGCGGCGGCCACGGTCCGCCGGTGCGTACCCGATCTGGCCCTGGTCGACCTGCACATGCCGGCACCGGGCGGGATCCGGGCCATCACCGCCATCCGGCGGACCGCGCCACGGGTACGAATCGTCGCGATCTCGGGTCTGGACGACACCGATCTGATGGTGCAGGCGCTGCGGGCTGGCGCCGAGGGTTACCTGCCGAAGAGCAGCGAACCCGAGGAGCTGCTGCCGCCGCTGATGGCGATTCTGGACGGGTGGGCGGTGCTCCCTGCCGGGCTGCTCGTCGCGCTGCTCCGCCCGACGTACAACGGGCTGCCGGCGACGGCCATCCTCGACGACGAGGAACGCCGGCTTCTGCAGCTTATTGCGAAAGGTTGTCGGACGGTGGAAATCGCCGAAGAGCTGAACTTCTCCGAACGCACGGTGAAGCGACTCACGGCATCCCTGCTGCGGAAGCTGCGGGTGTCGAACCGGACAGAGGCCGCGGCGGTGGCCGGAAACGCCGGGCTGCTCTGA
- a CDS encoding hemerythrin domain-containing protein, which translates to MTAGVKQDVLDLLIEQHKQIKTLFSQLGRAEGSQKRELFQDLVRLLAVHETAEEIVVHPTAQRKIERGDTVTGQLRHEEDEAKKELAALYDLGVDHPEFDRRLAKFAEAVSAHAIREENEEFPSLRRSLSSAQLGRMAGALRAAEAMAPTRPHPHAGESASANLMAGPPLAVFDRMRDAVRDWRESQRGQD; encoded by the coding sequence GTGACCGCAGGTGTGAAGCAGGACGTACTGGACCTGTTGATCGAGCAGCACAAGCAGATCAAGACGCTGTTCAGTCAGCTCGGTCGTGCCGAGGGAAGTCAGAAGCGGGAGCTGTTCCAGGATCTGGTGCGCCTGCTCGCCGTGCACGAGACCGCGGAGGAGATCGTCGTGCACCCGACCGCACAACGCAAGATCGAACGGGGTGACACGGTCACCGGCCAGCTCCGGCACGAGGAGGACGAGGCCAAGAAGGAACTGGCCGCCCTCTACGACCTCGGTGTCGACCATCCCGAATTCGACCGGCGGCTGGCCAAGTTCGCCGAGGCGGTCTCCGCGCACGCGATCCGGGAGGAGAACGAGGAGTTCCCGTCGCTGCGCCGCAGCCTCTCCTCGGCCCAGCTCGGCAGGATGGCCGGAGCGCTGCGCGCGGCCGAGGCGATGGCGCCGACGCGTCCGCACCCGCACGCGGGTGAATCCGCCTCGGCGAACCTGATGGCCGGGCCACCCCTGGCGGTCTTCGACCGGATGCGCGACGCCGTACGCGACTGGCGCGAATCGCAGCGCGGCCAGGACTGA